In the genome of Pseudomonas sp. P5_109, one region contains:
- the cobC gene encoding alpha-ribazole phosphatase family protein, whose protein sequence is MTLRLDLLRHGETELGGGLRGSIDDALTDTGWAQMRAAVVGQGPWDRLVSSPLQRCARFAEELGAQSGVPVQLDKDLQELHFGAWEGQSAAALMETDAQALGLFWADPYSFTPPQGEPVVDFSARVLAALERLHATCAGERILLISHGGVMRLLLAQARGLPREQLLNVEVGHGALFTLTLEPAGLLKEVS, encoded by the coding sequence ATGACCTTGCGCCTGGACCTGTTGCGTCACGGTGAAACCGAACTCGGTGGCGGCCTGCGCGGCAGTATCGATGATGCGTTGACCGACACGGGCTGGGCGCAGATGCGCGCCGCCGTGGTCGGACAGGGGCCGTGGGATCGGCTGGTCAGTTCACCCTTGCAGCGTTGTGCGCGGTTTGCCGAGGAGCTCGGTGCGCAATCGGGTGTGCCGGTACAACTGGACAAAGACCTGCAAGAGTTGCATTTCGGCGCCTGGGAAGGACAGAGCGCGGCGGCCTTGATGGAAACCGACGCGCAGGCTCTGGGTTTGTTCTGGGCCGATCCTTATTCGTTCACGCCGCCTCAGGGGGAGCCGGTTGTAGACTTTTCGGCGCGGGTGCTGGCAGCACTGGAGCGGTTGCATGCGACCTGTGCCGGTGAGCGCATTCTGCTGATCAGCCATGGTGGTGTGATGCGTCTGTTGCTGGCGCAAGCCCGGGGGCTGCCGCGAGAGCAACTGCTCAACGTTGAGGTCGGGCATGGCGCACTGTTTACGCTGACGCTGGAGCCCGCTGGCTTGTTGAAGGAAGTGTCCTGA
- a CDS encoding adenosylcobinamide-GDP ribazoletransferase has protein sequence MLPFWIALQFLSSLPIRLPGMPEPRELGRSLLFYPLVGLLFGAILWACNWLLLGTPTLLHAALLLSVWVLLSGGLHLDGLADSADAWLGGFGDRERTLTIMKDPRSGPIAVVTLVLVLLLKFTALLALIEQQHSLALIIVPLIGRSALLGLFLTTPYVRAGGLGQALADHLPRSVGRQVLAVSALACVLIAGLSGVLAVVLAVLGFAWLRQVMLRRLGGMTGDTAGAMLELIEVGVLVGLALA, from the coding sequence ATGCTGCCATTCTGGATCGCCCTGCAATTTCTCAGCAGCCTGCCGATTCGCCTGCCTGGTATGCCTGAGCCTCGGGAGCTGGGGCGGTCACTGCTGTTTTATCCGCTGGTGGGATTGCTCTTTGGCGCCATTCTGTGGGCATGCAACTGGCTGCTGCTGGGTACGCCAACGTTGTTGCACGCGGCGTTGCTGCTGAGTGTCTGGGTACTGCTCAGCGGCGGCTTGCATCTCGATGGCCTGGCGGACAGCGCCGATGCATGGCTCGGCGGTTTTGGCGACCGCGAGCGCACGCTGACCATCATGAAAGACCCGCGCAGCGGGCCGATCGCCGTGGTGACGCTGGTGCTGGTGTTGTTGCTCAAGTTCACCGCGCTGCTGGCGCTGATCGAGCAACAGCACTCGCTTGCCTTGATCATCGTGCCGTTGATCGGTCGCAGCGCCTTGCTCGGTTTGTTCCTGACTACACCCTATGTGCGTGCGGGTGGGCTGGGTCAGGCATTGGCCGATCATCTTCCGCGCTCGGTGGGCAGGCAGGTGTTGGCGGTCAGTGCACTGGCTTGTGTGTTGATCGCCGGTTTGAGTGGCGTGTTGGCGGTGGTGCTGGCCGTTCTTGGATTTGCCTGGTTGCGGCAGGTGATGCTGCGGCGCCTGGGCGGCATGACGGGGGATACGGCAGGGGCGATGCTGGAGTTGATCGAGGTCGGGGTGCTGGTTGGTTTGGCGTTGGCTTGA
- a CDS encoding MarR family winged helix-turn-helix transcriptional regulator, whose protein sequence is MLDSQCLCINLRRAARGVSRHYDGALDGFGINVAQYSLLCNLQRLDQPSISTLAEAMGLDRSTLGRNLRVLEGEGLVTLVEGEDMRNRIVLLTEAGAERLKAALPAWEAAQQRLIDRLGVEKREILLKLLDELA, encoded by the coding sequence ATGCTCGATTCCCAATGTTTATGCATCAACCTGCGTCGCGCCGCCCGTGGCGTCAGCAGGCATTACGACGGCGCTCTCGATGGCTTCGGGATCAACGTTGCGCAGTATTCTTTGCTGTGCAATCTGCAGCGTCTGGATCAGCCGAGCATCTCGACCCTGGCCGAGGCCATGGGGCTGGATCGCAGCACTCTTGGGCGCAATTTGCGGGTGCTGGAGGGTGAAGGCCTGGTGACGCTGGTCGAGGGTGAGGACATGCGTAATCGCATCGTCCTGCTGACCGAGGCCGGGGCGGAGCGCCTGAAGGCTGCCTTGCCGGCCTGGGAAGCCGCTCAGCAGCGCTTGATCGATCGCCTGGGTGTCGAGAAGCGCGAAATCTTATTGAAGTTGCTGGACGAACTGGCATGA
- a CDS encoding MFS transporter — MTSMWRTCGWVLLGSALILALSLGVRHGFGLFLAPMSAEFGWGREVFAFAIALQNLIWGLAQPFTGALADRFGAAKVVLIGGVLYAVGLICMGLSDSAVTLSLSAGLLIGIGLSGTSFSVILGVVGRAVPAEKRSMGMGIASAAGSFGQFAMLPGTLGLIGWLGWSAALMALGLLVALIVPLVSMLKDKPLPVLGHEQTLGEALREACSHSGFWLLAFGFFVCGFQVVFIGVHLPAYLVDQHLPATVGTTVLALIGLFNIFGTYTAGWLGGRMSKPRLLTGLYLLRAVVIALFLWAPVTTTTAYLFGMAMGFLWLSTVPLTNGTVATLFGVRNLSMLGGIVFLFHQLGSFLGGWLGGVVYDRTGSYDLIWQVAILLSLMAAALNWPVRERPVARLQTQLSAT; from the coding sequence ATGACATCGATGTGGCGTACATGCGGCTGGGTTCTGTTGGGGAGTGCGCTGATCCTTGCGTTGTCTCTTGGGGTTCGACATGGCTTCGGGCTGTTTCTGGCACCAATGAGCGCCGAGTTCGGCTGGGGTCGTGAAGTCTTTGCCTTCGCCATCGCCTTGCAGAACCTGATCTGGGGCCTCGCCCAGCCGTTTACCGGCGCCCTGGCTGACCGCTTCGGCGCGGCGAAAGTGGTGCTGATCGGTGGCGTCCTGTACGCAGTCGGACTGATTTGCATGGGGCTCTCCGACTCGGCGGTGACCCTGTCCCTGAGCGCCGGCCTGCTGATCGGCATCGGACTGTCCGGTACCTCGTTCTCGGTGATTCTGGGGGTGGTCGGCCGCGCAGTACCGGCGGAAAAACGCAGCATGGGCATGGGGATCGCCAGTGCGGCCGGTTCGTTCGGCCAGTTCGCGATGCTGCCCGGCACGCTCGGTCTGATCGGATGGCTTGGCTGGTCCGCGGCGCTGATGGCGCTGGGTTTGCTGGTGGCGTTGATCGTGCCGCTGGTGAGCATGCTCAAGGACAAGCCGCTGCCCGTCCTGGGTCACGAACAAACCCTTGGCGAAGCCCTGCGTGAAGCCTGTTCCCACTCCGGATTCTGGCTGCTGGCGTTCGGCTTTTTTGTGTGCGGATTCCAGGTGGTGTTCATCGGCGTGCACCTGCCGGCCTATCTGGTGGATCAACACCTTCCGGCGACGGTCGGCACCACGGTGCTGGCGCTGATCGGCCTGTTCAATATCTTCGGCACTTATACGGCTGGATGGCTCGGCGGGCGCATGTCCAAGCCGCGTTTGCTTACCGGTCTGTACTTGCTGCGGGCGGTGGTCATTGCGTTGTTCCTGTGGGCGCCGGTGACGACCACCACGGCTTATCTGTTCGGCATGGCGATGGGCTTCCTGTGGCTGTCGACGGTGCCATTGACCAACGGTACGGTGGCGACCTTGTTTGGTGTACGAAACCTGTCCATGCTCGGTGGGATAGTTTTCCTGTTTCACCAGCTCGGTTCGTTCCTGGGCGGCTGGCTGGGTGGCGTGGTGTACGACCGTACCGGCAGCTATGACTTGATCTGGCAGGTCGCGATTCTGCTGAGCCTGATGGCTGCCGCCCTGAACTGGCCAGTGCGTGAACGGCCGGTGGCGCGCCTGCAAACACAATTGAGTGCGACATGA
- a CDS encoding glutathione peroxidase, with the protein MLKRWCAVPALLMALSGLTWAADCPEVLQGSLPKLRAKESIDLCQRYADKPLVVINTASFCGFAPQFEGLEALNQRYKGQGLEMLGVPSNDFKQESRDSAETAKVCYANYGVTFTMSEPQKVRGDGATHLFQVLARQSSAPKWNFYKYVIDRQGNVIASFSSLTKPNDPEFLAAVEKAIASAPLKP; encoded by the coding sequence ATGCTCAAACGCTGGTGTGCCGTTCCCGCGTTGCTGATGGCGTTGTCAGGACTGACCTGGGCCGCAGATTGCCCTGAGGTGCTGCAGGGCTCGCTGCCGAAACTGCGGGCCAAGGAGTCCATCGACCTGTGCCAGCGTTATGCCGACAAACCGCTGGTGGTGATCAACACCGCGAGCTTCTGCGGTTTCGCGCCGCAGTTCGAGGGCCTTGAAGCGCTCAATCAGCGCTACAAGGGGCAAGGCCTGGAAATGTTGGGTGTGCCGTCCAACGACTTCAAGCAGGAGTCCAGGGACAGCGCCGAGACCGCGAAAGTCTGCTATGCCAACTATGGTGTGACGTTCACCATGTCTGAGCCGCAGAAGGTACGTGGCGACGGCGCCACCCATCTGTTTCAGGTACTGGCCAGGCAGAGCAGCGCACCGAAGTGGAATTTCTACAAGTATGTGATCGACCGCCAGGGTAACGTGATAGCCAGCTTTTCCAGCCTGACCAAACCGAACGACCCCGAGTTTCTGGCCGCAGTGGAAAAGGCCATTGCTTCCGCGCCGCTGAAACCCTGA
- a CDS encoding OmpP1/FadL family transporter, translated as MKKVMLKSTISLAVAMASTQIFAAGFAINEHSISGMGTGYAGRSSSADDASTVYGNPAGMSRIKREQVTGGVAFLDAKTDISHASSSPNSGSNDGDMVPFTTVPMGFYVKPIDEHWAFGVGVYVPFGLITDYENGFAGRYFGSKSEVQIVTLQPTVSYAFNDKVSIGFGPTINRIDGTLESNLSITQAAPDGKVKIKGDDTALGYNIGVLVQATDTTRLGLTYHSKVDYKLEGDTKVNYGVLGAIGLGANQKYDASLKITTPESVDFSVTQVLNDRWTAYAGTTWTRWSQLEKITVKNDGVQPVLAGQFGEITEEQNWHDTWAYAIGTSYQLNKEWVLRTGLSFDQSPTNNVDRSPRIPTGDRTIFSIGAGWSPTEDLTIDVAYSYLKEESVNIRNENDRGQTYDSKYENSANGFGVGATYRF; from the coding sequence ATGAAAAAAGTAATGCTCAAATCCACCATTAGCCTCGCCGTTGCCATGGCATCCACCCAGATCTTTGCAGCTGGCTTTGCCATCAACGAACACAGCATCAGCGGGATGGGGACTGGGTACGCCGGGCGATCTTCTTCTGCCGATGACGCAAGTACTGTTTATGGCAACCCTGCCGGCATGTCGCGCATCAAGCGCGAACAGGTTACCGGTGGCGTTGCATTCCTCGATGCAAAAACCGATATCAGCCACGCCAGCTCCAGCCCTAACAGCGGTAGCAACGATGGCGACATGGTGCCCTTCACCACCGTACCTATGGGCTTCTACGTCAAGCCAATCGACGAGCATTGGGCATTCGGTGTAGGCGTGTACGTGCCATTCGGCCTGATTACCGACTACGAAAACGGCTTTGCCGGTCGCTATTTCGGCAGCAAGTCCGAAGTGCAAATCGTCACCCTGCAGCCAACCGTCAGCTACGCCTTCAACGACAAGGTGTCGATCGGTTTCGGCCCGACCATCAACCGCATCGATGGCACGCTGGAATCCAACCTGTCGATCACTCAGGCGGCGCCGGACGGCAAGGTCAAGATCAAGGGTGATGACACCGCGCTGGGCTACAACATCGGCGTGCTGGTGCAAGCGACCGATACCACCCGCCTGGGTCTGACTTACCACTCGAAAGTCGACTACAAGCTCGAAGGCGATACCAAGGTCAACTACGGCGTGCTGGGCGCAATCGGTCTGGGTGCCAACCAGAAGTACGATGCATCGCTGAAGATCACCACGCCTGAATCCGTGGACTTCTCGGTCACCCAGGTGCTGAACGACAGGTGGACCGCTTACGCGGGTACCACCTGGACCCGCTGGAGCCAGCTGGAAAAAATCACCGTCAAGAACGATGGCGTACAACCGGTGCTGGCTGGTCAGTTCGGTGAAATTACCGAAGAGCAAAACTGGCACGACACCTGGGCTTACGCCATTGGTACTTCCTACCAGCTGAACAAGGAATGGGTCCTGCGTACCGGTCTGTCTTTCGATCAGTCGCCGACCAACAACGTCGACCGCTCGCCACGCATCCCTACTGGCGACCGGACCATCTTCAGCATCGGTGCCGGCTGGAGCCCGACCGAAGACCTGACCATCGACGTCGCCTACTCGTACCTGAAGGAAGAGTCGGTCAATATCAGAAACGAAAACGATCGTGGCCAGACCTACGATTCCAAGTATGAAAACTCGGCAAACGGTTTCGGTGTTGGCGCAACCTACCGCTTCTGA
- a CDS encoding sel1 repeat family protein — MKFRSAPVSSSSTPPSVAPTKRFSMRVAEWLLDSPHLGENRNVKHIAGRLLKQPAREGVVAAQSRLGQLMCRECGNARDRRIGQDLLRQAARAGDRRAQQELGLIED, encoded by the coding sequence ATGAAGTTTCGCTCAGCCCCCGTTTCCTCTTCCTCCACACCGCCTTCTGTTGCCCCTACCAAGCGCTTTTCCATGCGCGTGGCGGAGTGGCTGTTGGACAGTCCGCATCTGGGTGAAAACCGTAACGTCAAACACATCGCTGGACGCCTGCTCAAGCAACCGGCCCGTGAAGGCGTGGTGGCTGCGCAAAGCCGCCTTGGCCAGTTGATGTGTCGCGAATGCGGGAATGCCCGGGACCGCCGGATCGGCCAGGACCTGCTGCGTCAGGCCGCCCGGGCAGGCGATCGCCGTGCTCAACAGGAACTGGGGCTGATCGAAGACTGA